One Glycine max cultivar Williams 82 chromosome 6, Glycine_max_v4.0, whole genome shotgun sequence DNA segment encodes these proteins:
- the LOC100775672 gene encoding probable inactive purple acid phosphatase 27-like precursor (The RefSeq protein has 2 substitutions compared to this genomic sequence), with product MEGFFGNCFNMILLMLCFTNLSIAFAQSHMNGFGEQPLAKIAIHKTVLALHSSASIIAVPFVLGTKGEDTQLVTVELESPIPSVDDWVGVFSPANFNSATCPDTDGIGWVEEPYICTAPIKYKYANYSNRNYAKTGKAILKFQLINQRADFSFALFSGGLSDPRLVAISNSISFANPKAPVYPRLALGKSWGEMTVTWTSGYDINEAVPFVEWGPKGGKKTRSHAGTLTFNRNSMCGEPARTVGWRDPGFIHTSFLKELWPNFRYTYKLGHMLSNGSYVWSKKYSFKASPYPGQNSLQRVIIFGDMGKAERDGSNEYADYQPGSLNTTDQLVKDLENYDIVFHIGDMPYANGYISQWDQFTAQVQEISSTVPYMIASGNHERDWPNTGSFYDTPDSGGECGVPAETMYYFPAENRAKFWYKADYGLFRFCIADSEHDWREGSEQYKFIEHCLATVDRKHQPWLIFSAHRPLGYSSNLWYGMEGSFEEPMGRESLQKLWQKYKVDIGFYGHVHNYERVCPIYQNQCVNEEKHHYSGTVNGTIHVVVGGGGSHLSDFTPSPPIWSLYRDVDYGFGKLTAFNHSYLLFEYKKSSDGEVYDSFTISRDYRDVLACVHDGCEKTTLAT from the exons ATGGAAGGGTTTTTTGGAAATTGCTTCAATATGATTTTGCTGATGTTGTGCTTCACCAACTTGAGCATAGCTTTTGCTCAAAGTCATATGAATGGATTTGGAGAGCAGCCACTGGCCAAGATTGCCATTCACAAGACCGTTTTGGCGCTACACAGTTCTGCTTCCATTATAGCAGTCCCTTTTGTGCTAGGAACTAAG GGTGAGGATACCCAATGGGTGACTGTAGAGCTAGAGTCCCCAATACCATCTGTTGATGACTGGGTCGGAGTTTTTTCTCCAGCAAACTTCAA TTCAGCAACATGTCCTGACACTGACGGCATTGGCTGGGTAGAGGAACCATACATATGCACAGCCCCAATAAAG TACAAGTATGCCAACTACTCTAACCGAAACTATGCAAAGACCGGGAAAGCTATTTTGAAGTTCCAGTTGATCAATCAACGTGCAGATTTCTCATTTGCACTATTTTCAGGTGGATTATCCGAT CCTAGACTTGTGGCAATTTCGAATTCCATATCATTTGCAAATCCTAAAGCACCTGTGTATCCGCGCCTTGCTCTAGGAAAATCTTGGGATGAA ATGACAGTTACATGGACAAGTGGATATGACATAAATGAAGCTGTGCCTTTTGTTGAGTGGGGACCAAAGGGAGGAAAGAAAACACGATCTCATGCTGGAACATTGACATTTAACCGAAACAGCATGTGTG GTGAACCTGCACGAACTGTTGGTTGGCGTGACCCTGGTTTTATACACACAAGTTTCTTAAAAGAACTGTGGCCAAATTTTAG GTACACTTACAAGTTGGGGCATATGCTGTCTAACGGTTCTTATGTATGGAGTAAGAAGTATTCATTCAAGGCATCCCCATATCCTGGACAGAACTCTTTGCAACGTGTTATCATATTTGGTGACATGGGAAAG GCTGAGCGTGATGGTTCAAATGAATATGCTGATTATCAACCGGGTTCTCTAAACACCACAGACCAACTCGTCAAGGATTTAGAAAATTATGACATTGTTTTCCACATAGGAGACATGCCTTATGCAAATGGATACATCTCACAATGGGACCAATTCACAGCTCAAGTGCAAGAAATTTCGTCAACAGTACCATACATGATTGCAAG TGGAAATCATGAACGTGACTGGCCAAACACAGGATCATTCTATGATACTCCAGATTCAGGTGGAGAATGTGGAGTCCCTGCAGAAACCATGTATTATTTTCCTGCTGAGAATAGAGCCAAATTCTG GTATAAAGCAGATTATGGCCTGTTTCGTTTCTGCATAGCAGATAGTGAACATGACTGGAGAGAAGGATCAGAACAATACAAATTCATTGAGCATTGTCTTGCAACAGTAGATAGAAAGCATCAACCATGGCTAATCTTTTCAGCTCATCGTCCCCTTGGCTACTCCTCTAATCTTTGGTATGGCATGGAGGGTTCATTTGAAGAGCCCATGGGAAGGGAAAGTTTGCAGAAGCTTTGGCAAAAGTACAAAGTAGACATTGGATTTTATGGTCATGTCCATAACTATGAAAGAGTATGCCCCATTTATCAG AATCAATGTGTGAATGAAGAAAAGCATCACTACTCTGGCACTGTGAATGGAACAATTCATGTGGTTGTTGGTGGAGGGGGAAGTCACCTGTCAGACTTCACACCATCACCCCCTATTTGGAGTCTTTATAGGGACGTTGACTATGGGTTTGGCAAATTGACTGCTTTCAATCATTCATATCTCTTGTTTGAGTACAAGAAAAGTAGTGATGGAGAGGTCTACGACTCCTTTACCATTTCAAGAGACTACAGAGATGTTTTGGCCTGTGTGCACGATGGTTGTGAGAAAACTACTCTAGCAACATGA